Genomic segment of Dehalogenimonas alkenigignens:
AAGTTAGCATTCGGGAAAATCGATGTATGGATAAACAATGCGGGAGTTGCTGGTGGCTACCGAACTCTGCAATCTATGACACCTACCGAAATACAGGAAGTCATCAATACTAATCTAATGGGTACCTTATATGCTTGCAGGCTTATGATACCCTATTTTGTATCCATGGGTGGCGGAACAATAATTAACATCGGTGGGCGTGGGGGACATGGGAATCCAAGTCCCTTCCAGGCTCCTTACGCCGCAAGCAAAGCGGCGATTACCAGTCTTACGAGGAGCCTAGCTGCTGAGAACAAAGGTAAACCTGTATCGATTAACTGTTTCTTTCCTGGGATGGTTGAGACGGACATCTACAAGGATGTAATGACCTGTCCAGAAACTGATTCTAAAATGGGTCTCATGCCGATATTACTCAAGGCATTCGCCACGCCAATAGATCGGGTACAAAAAGTGACTTTAGAAATGTGTTGCTTTAGGCCTGGGAAAATTACTGGAAAGTGTTATTCCGCTGAACGTCCAGAGCGTTTCCTTCGAGCCTTGCGGGCTTTGCCGGATTTTTTAAGTTACTCGAAAACAAAGCCCCGCTAGTGGAGTCACATAGAGCCCTGCTATTTGTCATAGTCTCGTCCTCCTCGGAGAGTCGGACTCTCTCTGAAACAATGGATATCCTGGAGTTGTTAAGATCAAGACAGATAGAGAGGCTTTAAGGCCTCTCTATCTGTTATTAATCGTCCTCCTCGTAGTGTCGGACTCCATCAGAAACGCGGCTTCGATAGTCAGAACGGGGAGTTCGAGGTTGTTCCTAACTCGAACTCCCCGTCCTATTGATTTTCGAGCAAATTATCTTAAAAAGGCTGGTGATTTCCCGCCACTAGCCTTATTTTAATCGTGGTGGAGACGGGGGAGAGTCGGACTATACCTGAAACAATGGCGGAGGTTTGTTCGTGGCTGGATAAGACATTAACAACCGAGGGGCTGATGAAGCCCCTCGGTTGGTTATTGGGACTATTATGAAGCCCCTTTAAATAACCTCTCCCAGCATGATGAGATTAAAGTTTATTAAGGATTAAGTTCACCTTCACATTAACGAAAAAAAATCAGTACAAACACGTATTCACATGGTTTTCTCCCAGTTTTAAGATATCGTTAAAAGCAAATATCTGATAGGAGGTGCAGATAACGATTTGACATCTGGGAGAGACCAGAGTTTTAGAGTCTTTCTCTACCGAAATCGTAACAGGAGGAGACATATGTCGATTTTCCATAGCACGATGAGCCGCAGAGAATACATGAAAAGTCTTGGACTTTTAGGAGCTGGGATAGGTGGCGCCAGCCTGGTAGCGCCGGTATTCCACGATCTAGACGAATTGATGGCTTCAGAGTCTGCTCAGATTAAACGAGCCTGGTGGATCCGAAATACTGAACATCCGACTGTAGATATAGATTGGAACCTGATGAAACGACATCACGGTTTCCATAGCACCCAATCCGGCGTCATCCTTGCCCGTTATGCCGGCGGTCCAGCGGAGTATCAGGCGATTCTCGCTGCCGGAGATAAAGGGGTTACTGACGGCATCAAGAACAACACCCCTGGTTTAACGTTGAGGGATAACGCTCTTGGCACTGTCGCGAGGGGCTTGGGTTTCACAGCCGCGCGGACTGATAAATTCGCTGACACGCGCCTTGTTGGCGTTAAAACACCGGAGCAATTTGGAGTGCCCAAGTGGCAGGGAACACCGGAGGAGAACTTCCGGATGATGCGAGCGGCGATGGTATTCTTCGGAGCTTCACATATCGGCGCTTCGGAACTCGATGCCGATCACAAGAAACTAGTCGGTTTGTACGGCGATAACATCGCCGAATCATACTGGCCTTTTGGTTCAGCTCCAAAATGGCCGCCGCCGACGACAGTGACACAGCCCATCGAATTCGCTAATCAGTCGACCTTTTCGTTTGATAACGCTACCGGTTTAACAAAGATTCCTTCTAACATCCCGATCTTCAGTATCAGCTACACGATCCCTCAATCGCATGAGATGTTCCGAACGACGCCGTCTTCGGCGCTTTTCGCCGCTGCCAATATCACCAGGTACCGCCTGCGCGAGAACATGCGCATCTCCACCCAGGGCTTTGTCCGAATGCTTGGTTATCAAATGATGTATGACGAGCCGTACAGAGGCATTCCGAGCATTGCCGGTGCCGCGTTGACCGGCTTGGTGGAAAACTCACGCCACACTATCATGGGTATCAGTCCCGAGCACGGTAATACCGTCGGTTTGTACGAAGTATTGACCGATCTGCCAATTGCCCACTCTCCAGCGATTGATGCCGGCATTTGGCGCTTCTGCCAGAGCTGCGGTATCTGCGCCAAGCACTGCCCGCCTGAAGCAATCGAGAAGAAAGGTGAGAGTGAGCCTTCCTGGGAGACCAGGCCTTCCTCGGTAACTCCGAAATTCGGTCAAATTCCTGGACTTGGTTTTGACACAGAGCCAGAATTCTTCAAGGCTGGCCGCAAGACATACTGGACGGATATGATCAGCTG
This window contains:
- a CDS encoding SDR family NAD(P)-dependent oxidoreductase translates to MKSLNSKTVVVTGSSRGIGLAIAKACAVAGANVVLSSRNINNLWKPINELRGRGFSVQGFQADVKNEAEISSLFESSKLAFGKIDVWINNAGVAGGYRTLQSMTPTEIQEVINTNLMGTLYACRLMIPYFVSMGGGTIINIGGRGGHGNPSPFQAPYAASKAAITSLTRSLAAENKGKPVSINCFFPGMVETDIYKDVMTCPETDSKMGLMPILLKAFATPIDRVQKVTLEMCCFRPGKITGKCYSAERPERFLRALRALPDFLSYSKTKPR
- a CDS encoding reductive dehalogenase produces the protein MSIFHSTMSRREYMKSLGLLGAGIGGASLVAPVFHDLDELMASESAQIKRAWWIRNTEHPTVDIDWNLMKRHHGFHSTQSGVILARYAGGPAEYQAILAAGDKGVTDGIKNNTPGLTLRDNALGTVARGLGFTAARTDKFADTRLVGVKTPEQFGVPKWQGTPEENFRMMRAAMVFFGASHIGASELDADHKKLVGLYGDNIAESYWPFGSAPKWPPPTTVTQPIEFANQSTFSFDNATGLTKIPSNIPIFSISYTIPQSHEMFRTTPSSALFAAANITRYRLRENMRISTQGFVRMLGYQMMYDEPYRGIPSIAGAALTGLVENSRHTIMGISPEHGNTVGLYEVLTDLPIAHSPAIDAGIWRFCQSCGICAKHCPPEAIEKKGESEPSWETRPSSVTPKFGQIPGLGFDTEPEFFKAGRKTYWTDMISCQLFARGLPNRCQLCFGVCVFNNQYGAMIHDLVRQTVSVTPLFNGVFATAGETFGYGLKEGEKKEEWWDMELPAYGYSTGFYSKHGGYSRERPS